A single Campylobacter concisus DNA region contains:
- a CDS encoding potassium/proton antiporter: MENLLLFFAVLLITSIFLSKISDKFGIPSLIIFLGVGMLAGSDGLLGVNFDDQVIAQNVGMLALIFILYAGGLDTDFAAIKPIFGRGLALATLGVFLTALAIAPVAKYLLDFTWAEAFLLGSIISSTDAAAVFAILRAKKISLKNSIAPLLELESGSNDPMAIFLTMTIVQMISLNTMPTVSEWAITLVKQFGIGIAMGYLFGVALPAIFNRLRLKSWGLYPVFSIAWILLLYTLCFKVGGNGYLAVYIAGIFINKKEFSHKKNLVGFHDGIAWTMQIVVFLTLGLLVNPSELPATALMALVLALWLMFFARPLGVFASLAFSKFKINEQIFISWVGLRGVVPVVLATYVYVDGVRDADMIFNIIFFMVLISILIQGMSLGFAADKFKVKESEQEDVKAVENSPILSYTLRQHTIHYGSKLIGKDLAQLELPTEFLIILIKRKNEYQKPTGSTIFEENDLLLIQCENQVLYQDTIKYLTY; this comes from the coding sequence TTGGAGAATTTACTACTATTTTTTGCGGTTTTGCTTATAACTAGCATTTTTTTAAGTAAGATCTCTGATAAATTTGGAATTCCATCTTTAATAATATTTTTAGGCGTTGGTATGCTAGCTGGCTCAGATGGGCTGCTCGGTGTAAATTTTGATGATCAAGTGATCGCTCAAAATGTCGGCATGCTGGCACTCATATTTATACTTTATGCTGGTGGGCTAGATACTGATTTTGCAGCGATTAAGCCTATTTTTGGCAGAGGTTTAGCGCTCGCTACACTTGGCGTTTTCTTAACCGCGCTAGCCATCGCTCCAGTTGCAAAATATCTGCTTGATTTTACTTGGGCGGAAGCCTTTTTGCTAGGTTCTATCATCTCTTCAACAGATGCAGCAGCGGTATTTGCCATACTAAGAGCTAAGAAAATTTCACTTAAAAATAGCATTGCGCCATTGCTTGAACTTGAATCTGGCTCAAACGATCCAATGGCGATATTTCTAACTATGACGATCGTTCAAATGATCTCACTAAATACCATGCCGACAGTATCTGAGTGGGCTATTACGCTAGTTAAGCAGTTTGGCATAGGTATTGCCATGGGCTATTTATTTGGTGTTGCTTTGCCAGCCATTTTTAATAGACTTCGCCTAAAAAGTTGGGGCCTTTATCCAGTTTTTTCTATCGCTTGGATATTGCTTTTATACACGCTTTGCTTTAAGGTTGGTGGCAATGGCTATTTGGCTGTTTATATAGCTGGAATTTTTATAAATAAAAAAGAGTTTTCTCATAAGAAAAATTTAGTCGGTTTTCATGACGGTATCGCTTGGACGATGCAAATAGTTGTCTTTTTAACACTTGGTCTTTTGGTAAATCCTTCCGAGCTTCCAGCAACAGCACTAATGGCGCTTGTTTTGGCCTTGTGGCTTATGTTTTTTGCAAGGCCACTTGGTGTTTTTGCATCGCTTGCATTTTCAAAATTTAAGATAAATGAGCAAATTTTTATCTCCTGGGTTGGGCTAAGAGGCGTTGTGCCAGTTGTGCTAGCTACCTATGTTTATGTCGATGGCGTACGTGATGCAGATATGATTTTTAACATTATATTTTTTATGGTTTTGATTTCTATTTTGATACAGGGCATGTCGCTTGGCTTTGCAGCTGATAAATTTAAGGTCAAAGAGAGTGAGCAAGAGGATGTTAAGGCAGTAGAAAACTCTCCGATCTTAAGCTACACACTTCGTCAGCATACCATCCACTATGGCTCAAAACTAATTGGCAAAGATTTGGCTCAGCTAGAGCTTCCAACTGAGTTTTTAATAATCCTAATAAAGCGTAAAAACGAGTATCAAAAGCCAACTGGCTCAACAATCTTTGAAGAAAATGACCTGTTACTGATACAATGCGAAAATCAAGTGCTTTATCAAGATACGATTAAGTATTTAACTTATTAA
- a CDS encoding pyridoxal-5'-phosphate-dependent protein, translated as MAAKIFSPDDILSIIDIEIAFINRYKNVKDYAKNLSLIYFSLPSTKEYSELFEKFLRQTDVVVRENEHYVVVLHGTNERGASELLSGIQEFLNAEPIDLIVSYPKDGINAKELTTKLQDEIKDNYGVLLEMLSNQEKFEAFESMI; from the coding sequence ATGGCAGCAAAAATTTTCTCACCAGATGATATCTTATCAATAATAGATATTGAAATAGCTTTTATAAATCGTTATAAAAATGTAAAAGATTATGCAAAAAATTTATCTTTAATATATTTTTCTTTGCCAAGTACCAAAGAGTATAGTGAACTCTTTGAAAAATTTTTAAGACAAACTGACGTTGTTGTAAGAGAGAATGAGCATTATGTAGTCGTGCTTCATGGAACAAATGAAAGAGGAGCTAGCGAACTATTATCAGGTATTCAAGAGTTTTTAAACGCTGAGCCAATTGATTTGATAGTAAGCTATCCAAAAGACGGAATAAACGCTAAAGAGCTTACTACTAAGCTTCAAGATGAGATAAAAGACAATTATGGCGTATTGCTTGAAATGCTTTCAAATCAAGAAAAATTTGAAGCTTTTGAAAGCATGATTTAA
- a CDS encoding ArsS family sensor histidine kinase — MPRSSIFITITFIFALALVSIFLAFLWLMGFDKQNYTRELNNKYSNVARTNLFYMGGIINKVQYDRQLSNIDMPEIKDEKKKDEILKQATVLEEISSDLGSSAILLYDKHHYLRIEHLDELKLLMDKEFQPYRYEVIKAVFLVVAVILLGAYIFVIYKIKPLRKLKRQIVKFANGELDGVQNVGNGKDEISEVSEAFYEAVCQIKALNDSRHLFLRNIMHELKTPITKGLIAAQMIEKSKNQERLISVFHKLENLINELAAIEQITSKIGLSNKTPCFMRDLIDEAIDIAMVEKECVGISELDEVRVLVDFKLFSVAIKNMIDNGIKYSTDKHVNIVVSKDHMKFITQGEKLKNDLDFYIQPFIKGEDAQKSFGLGLYIVSNILDAHGLKFRYEYKNGMNVFVFENLQDIIVT, encoded by the coding sequence ATGCCAAGATCGTCTATTTTTATAACCATAACTTTTATCTTTGCTCTTGCGCTCGTTTCGATATTTCTAGCTTTTTTATGGCTCATGGGCTTTGATAAGCAAAACTATACAAGAGAGCTAAATAACAAATACTCAAACGTTGCTAGGACAAATTTGTTTTATATGGGTGGTATCATAAATAAAGTTCAGTACGACCGCCAGCTTTCAAATATCGATATGCCAGAGATCAAAGATGAGAAGAAAAAAGATGAAATTTTAAAACAAGCGACCGTTTTAGAAGAAATTTCAAGCGATCTAGGCTCAAGTGCGATCTTGCTTTATGACAAGCATCACTACTTAAGGATTGAGCATTTAGACGAGCTAAAGCTTTTAATGGATAAAGAATTTCAGCCTTATAGATACGAGGTGATAAAGGCTGTTTTTCTGGTGGTTGCGGTCATTTTGCTAGGTGCTTACATTTTTGTCATATATAAGATAAAACCACTTAGAAAGCTAAAGCGTCAGATCGTAAAATTTGCAAATGGTGAGCTTGACGGCGTACAAAATGTTGGCAACGGCAAGGATGAAATTTCTGAAGTTTCAGAGGCATTTTATGAGGCAGTTTGTCAGATCAAGGCGCTTAATGACTCAAGGCATCTTTTCTTAAGAAATATCATGCACGAGCTAAAAACTCCTATCACAAAAGGCCTAATAGCAGCTCAAATGATAGAAAAAAGTAAAAATCAAGAAAGGCTAATCTCTGTCTTTCACAAGCTTGAAAATTTAATAAACGAACTTGCAGCGATAGAGCAGATAACATCAAAAATAGGACTTAGCAATAAAACGCCATGTTTTATGAGGGATCTCATCGATGAGGCTATCGATATAGCCATGGTAGAAAAAGAGTGTGTTGGTATCAGTGAGCTTGATGAGGTTAGGGTGCTTGTTGATTTCAAGCTATTTTCAGTCGCTATAAAAAATATGATAGACAATGGCATAAAATATTCAACTGATAAGCATGTAAATATCGTTGTTAGCAAGGATCATATGAAATTTATAACTCAAGGCGAGAAGCTAAAAAATGATCTTGATTTTTATATCCAACCATTCATCAAAGGAGAGGATGCGCAAAAAAGTTTTGGACTAGGTTTATATATAGTTAGCAATATACTTGATGCTCATGGACTCAAATTTAGATATGAATATAAAAATGGAATGAATGTCTTTGTTTTTGAAAATTTACAAGATATAATAGTGACTTAA
- a CDS encoding response regulator transcription factor — protein MTRILMIEDDMELAEILTEYLENYDIEVVTAEEPYIGLSTLNTSKFDLVILDLTLPGMDGLEVCKEIRKNHNIPIIISSARHDITDKVNALDNGADDYLPKPYDPQELLARIKSHLRRQSITPANEARNLNKDLVLKEFEHEILFKGNVLNLTAAEYDILKYLLLKEGGAVTREELIYNCESINEDSSNKSIDVIIGRIRQKLNENPKEPKYIHAIRGIGYKLVL, from the coding sequence ATGACTAGAATTTTAATGATAGAAGATGATATGGAGCTTGCTGAAATTTTAACTGAATATCTAGAAAACTATGATATTGAAGTAGTGACTGCTGAAGAGCCATATATCGGACTTTCTACGCTAAATACAAGTAAATTTGACCTAGTGATACTAGATCTTACATTGCCTGGTATGGATGGATTAGAAGTTTGTAAAGAGATCAGGAAAAATCACAATATACCTATAATCATATCAAGTGCAAGACATGATATAACGGATAAGGTAAATGCTCTTGATAATGGAGCGGATGATTATTTGCCAAAGCCATATGACCCACAAGAGCTTTTAGCTCGTATCAAAAGTCATTTAAGAAGGCAGAGTATCACTCCTGCAAATGAGGCGAGAAATTTAAATAAAGACTTGGTTTTAAAAGAGTTTGAACATGAAATTTTATTTAAAGGAAACGTGCTAAATTTAACTGCCGCAGAATACGACATCTTAAAATACCTACTTTTAAAAGAAGGTGGAGCGGTTACTAGAGAGGAGCTCATCTACAATTGTGAGAGCATAAACGAAGATAGCTCAAACAAAAGTATCGACGTCATTATCGGCAGGATTCGCCAAAAATTAAATGAAAATCCAAAAGAGCCAAAATACATCCACGCGATCCGCGGTATCGGCTATAAATTGGTTCTTTGA
- a CDS encoding Do family serine endopeptidase — protein sequence MKKIVLISLVAASFLVGADIKFNEANSNITRVSPLSDKNSVLSYYDSIAQAKLSVVNISTTKTVNNAGIEQMFNDPFFNEFFGFNFAKPKEKEKTTSLGSGVIISNDGYIVTNNHVIEDSDQIVVTLANGGKEYKAKLIGSDPKTDLAVVKIEANGLNTITFADSSKLLDADVVFAIGNPFGVGESITQGIISGLNKDNIGLNQYENFIQTDASINPGNSGGALVDSRGYLVGINSAILSKSGGNNGIGFAIPSNMVKDIAKKLITDGKIERGFIGVTIANLTDEQKELYTNKEGALISGVEQGMPADEAGLKRGDLVISANDKAIKNANDLKNFIGSLTPNSSVDITYERSNKIMNAKIKLANADHNSKDIAKSIIIEGLSVSNLSDEIRYKYKISPDTQGVLVTDVKSGSKAEDFGFERGDVIVQVGEESIKDLQTFANTIKNTKGKKTLVWINRGGIIQGLVIK from the coding sequence ATGAAAAAGATTGTGCTAATTTCATTAGTAGCAGCTTCTTTTTTAGTAGGGGCTGATATTAAATTTAATGAAGCTAACTCTAATATCACGAGAGTCTCGCCACTTAGCGATAAAAATAGCGTACTTTCTTATTATGACTCGATCGCTCAGGCAAAGCTTTCAGTTGTAAATATCTCAACTACAAAAACGGTAAATAACGCTGGTATTGAGCAGATGTTTAATGACCCTTTCTTCAATGAATTTTTTGGATTTAACTTTGCAAAACCAAAAGAAAAAGAAAAAACTACTTCGCTTGGTTCTGGCGTTATCATCTCAAATGATGGATATATCGTTACAAATAATCACGTTATAGAAGATAGTGATCAAATAGTCGTAACTCTTGCAAATGGCGGCAAAGAGTATAAAGCAAAGCTAATAGGAAGTGATCCAAAAACCGATCTAGCCGTCGTAAAGATAGAAGCAAACGGACTAAATACGATCACTTTTGCGGACTCATCAAAGCTGCTTGATGCAGATGTTGTATTTGCGATAGGTAATCCATTTGGCGTTGGTGAAAGTATCACTCAAGGTATCATTTCAGGTCTAAATAAAGATAATATCGGCCTTAATCAATATGAAAATTTCATCCAAACAGATGCTTCGATAAACCCAGGAAATTCAGGTGGAGCTTTGGTTGATAGCAGAGGATATTTAGTCGGAATAAACTCAGCCATACTTTCAAAAAGTGGCGGCAACAACGGTATTGGCTTTGCGATCCCATCTAATATGGTAAAAGATATCGCTAAAAAGCTGATAACTGACGGCAAGATCGAGCGTGGCTTTATCGGCGTTACGATTGCAAATTTAACTGATGAGCAAAAAGAGCTTTACACAAATAAAGAAGGTGCTTTAATAAGTGGCGTAGAGCAAGGCATGCCAGCAGATGAAGCTGGACTAAAAAGAGGCGATTTGGTTATATCGGCTAATGATAAAGCTATCAAAAATGCAAATGATCTTAAAAATTTCATCGGTTCACTAACTCCAAATAGCAGCGTTGATATAACTTACGAGCGATCAAATAAAATAATGAATGCAAAAATCAAGCTTGCAAACGCTGATCACAATTCAAAAGACATAGCAAAAAGCATTATCATCGAAGGACTTAGCGTTAGTAATCTAAGCGATGAGATAAGATATAAATACAAAATTAGCCCAGATACTCAAGGCGTGCTAGTAACTGATGTGAAATCAGGCTCAAAAGCTGAAGACTTTGGCTTTGAAAGAGGCGACGTGATCGTTCAAGTTGGCGAAGAGAGCATAAAAGATCTTCAAACATTTGCAAATACAATCAAAAATACAAAAGGCAAAAAGACACTAGTGTGGATAAATCGCGGCGGTATCATACAAGGCCTTGTTATAAAATAA
- a CDS encoding DnaJ family protein has product MSESLYETLGVSKGASSDEIKKAYRKLARKYHPDINKDPGAEDKFKEINAAYEILSDDKKRAQYDQYGDTMFGGQNFHDFASSSADMGDLNEILKNIFSGGFGGGGAKFSSGFGSNFGGFDGFSSGGFGFGGADLDVNAKISIPFDVAVTGGEHKINFNGESIKIKIPSGIEGGEKLRVKGKGKSAGGQKGDLILAISVEPSDEYERVGDDLYKDIEIPLKTMLFGGKVDVHTYKKDVTIKIAENSKTGTKIRLKGYGVQNRKSGIYGDLYLKARVKLPNISELDEGLVKELKEKLPE; this is encoded by the coding sequence ATGAGTGAAAGCTTATATGAGACTTTAGGGGTTTCAAAGGGTGCCTCAAGCGACGAGATAAAAAAAGCTTATAGAAAACTTGCTAGAAAATATCACCCAGATATCAACAAAGACCCTGGAGCAGAAGATAAATTTAAAGAGATAAATGCTGCTTATGAAATTTTAAGTGACGATAAAAAACGAGCTCAATACGACCAGTATGGCGATACTATGTTTGGCGGTCAAAATTTCCACGACTTTGCTAGTAGCTCAGCCGATATGGGCGATCTAAATGAAATTTTAAAGAATATCTTCTCAGGTGGCTTTGGCGGTGGTGGAGCTAAATTTAGTAGCGGATTTGGTAGTAATTTTGGAGGCTTTGACGGATTTAGTAGTGGTGGATTTGGCTTTGGCGGAGCTGATCTAGACGTAAATGCAAAAATTTCCATACCATTTGACGTAGCTGTAACTGGTGGCGAACATAAGATAAATTTTAATGGCGAAAGCATTAAGATAAAAATTCCAAGTGGCATAGAAGGCGGCGAGAAGCTTCGTGTAAAAGGCAAAGGTAAAAGCGCTGGTGGTCAAAAAGGCGACCTCATACTTGCTATTAGTGTTGAGCCAAGCGACGAATATGAAAGAGTCGGAGACGATCTTTATAAAGATATAGAAATTCCACTAAAAACTATGCTTTTTGGCGGAAAAGTCGATGTGCATACTTACAAAAAAGATGTCACGATTAAGATCGCTGAGAACTCAAAAACAGGCACAAAGATCCGCCTAAAAGGATATGGCGTGCAAAACAGAAAGAGCGGAATTTATGGCGATCTTTACTTAAAAGCTAGAGTAAAACTTCCAAATATCAGTGAGCTTGATGAAGGCTTAGTAAAAGAGTTAAAAGAGAAATTACCGGAGTAA
- a CDS encoding heat shock protein transcriptional repressor HspR, with translation MQNYEEPLFLISVVAKVLSIHPQTLRQYEREGLIEPSRTDGKMRLYSQKDVDRVKTILNLTRELGVNLAGVDVILQLKEKIDDLESTIDELNKKLHEVTSQTSTKRSLVKRKNSFDLVFYEGKR, from the coding sequence ATGCAAAATTATGAAGAACCACTTTTTTTAATAAGCGTTGTTGCAAAGGTTTTAAGCATACATCCACAAACTTTAAGACAGTATGAAAGAGAGGGACTTATCGAACCATCAAGAACAGATGGCAAGATGAGGCTCTACTCACAAAAAGACGTTGATCGCGTAAAAACTATACTAAATTTAACCCGCGAACTAGGTGTAAATTTAGCCGGCGTTGATGTGATACTTCAGTTGAAAGAAAAAATTGACGATTTAGAATCAACTATTGATGAGCTAAATAAAAAATTGCACGAAGTTACCAGCCAAACTAGCACAAAAAGATCGCTCGTAAAGAGAAAAAATAGCTTTGATCTTGTATTTTACGAAGGTAAAAGATAA
- a CDS encoding cation:proton antiporter, whose translation MEQILEGFLLVAAISVALNVIFKKFQIPTIIGYIVTGTLISEFFNLKSNDEISHIAEFGIAFLMFTIGLEFSFKHLMGMKKEVFLNGGLQVCLSGFIMGVMLYYALHLKDETALIAGLALALSSTAIVLKTLNDSGDVSKIYGRKALGILLFQDIAVIPILLMIDMFSSQDASINELLLKTFTSAIILIVVLFLLGKYVINWIFYKVIQTNSQEVFIATILFMVVGSSTLAHFFGFSYSLGAFLAGMMMAETQYKHQIEVDLIPFRDLLLGLFFITVGMQINFAVVISNIWLVLGLVFSVMVIKAVVVFAILNIYLKRRVAAKTALSVCQIGEFALAVFGLMTTRNLLDIQTAQIFIAASVVSMFATPFILKKLDAIADLIEREIVVEPNETLKPQKIKNHIVVFGYERLGQEVVLRLKETKLLYLVLDNDISLVELGRSRGENVFLGNVLQSHTLENACLSDAAAVIITVNNEQRVELIAQKIKDYGVNTQTIIKINGEGNKDIFGELGKNFHLINEERVMAKTLVHEALQCKIDHDIRA comes from the coding sequence ATGGAACAAATTTTAGAAGGTTTCTTGCTTGTTGCAGCGATCTCAGTCGCATTAAATGTCATTTTTAAAAAATTTCAGATCCCAACCATCATCGGCTACATCGTAACTGGTACGCTTATATCAGAATTTTTCAACCTAAAAAGCAATGATGAAATTTCTCATATCGCGGAATTTGGTATCGCATTTTTGATGTTTACCATTGGGCTTGAGTTTAGCTTTAAACACTTAATGGGCATGAAAAAAGAGGTCTTTTTAAATGGCGGCTTACAGGTTTGTTTAAGTGGCTTTATAATGGGGGTGATGCTTTATTATGCCCTTCACTTAAAAGACGAAACGGCACTTATTGCAGGTCTTGCGCTTGCACTCTCATCAACTGCGATCGTACTAAAGACACTAAACGATAGTGGCGATGTGAGTAAAATTTACGGTAGAAAAGCACTTGGAATTTTACTATTCCAAGATATTGCCGTCATTCCTATTTTGCTTATGATAGATATGTTTAGCTCGCAAGATGCTTCAATAAATGAGCTTTTACTAAAGACATTTACAAGTGCGATTATTCTTATCGTTGTGCTATTTTTACTTGGTAAATATGTCATCAACTGGATATTTTATAAAGTTATTCAAACAAATTCGCAAGAGGTTTTTATAGCTACGATTTTATTTATGGTCGTTGGCTCCAGTACTTTGGCTCACTTCTTTGGCTTCTCATACTCTTTGGGTGCATTTTTGGCCGGTATGATGATGGCTGAGACACAGTATAAACACCAAATCGAAGTTGATCTCATACCTTTTAGAGATCTGCTTCTTGGACTATTTTTTATAACCGTTGGTATGCAGATAAATTTTGCTGTCGTCATCTCAAACATCTGGCTTGTTCTTGGCCTAGTATTTAGTGTCATGGTGATAAAAGCAGTTGTCGTTTTTGCTATCTTAAACATCTACTTAAAGCGAAGAGTTGCTGCAAAAACTGCACTTAGTGTTTGTCAAATAGGCGAATTTGCACTAGCTGTTTTTGGACTAATGACTACTAGAAATTTACTTGATATACAAACAGCTCAAATTTTTATCGCAGCCTCAGTTGTGTCGATGTTTGCTACGCCTTTTATACTTAAAAAACTAGACGCAATAGCAGACCTCATAGAACGTGAGATCGTTGTTGAACCAAATGAAACTCTAAAGCCGCAAAAAATCAAAAATCACATCGTGGTTTTTGGCTATGAGAGGCTTGGTCAAGAGGTCGTTTTAAGACTAAAAGAGACAAAGCTTTTATATCTTGTGCTTGATAATGATATTAGTCTAGTTGAGCTTGGTAGGAGCCGCGGAGAAAATGTATTTTTAGGTAATGTTCTTCAAAGCCATACACTTGAAAATGCCTGCCTAAGCGATGCAGCCGCTGTTATTATAACCGTTAACAATGAGCAAAGAGTGGAGCTCATCGCGCAAAAGATAAAAGACTACGGCGTAAATACCCAAACTATAATAAAAATAAATGGTGAGGGCAATAAAGATATTTTTGGTGAGCTAGGTAAAAATTTTCACCTAATAAATGAAGAGCGTGTCATGGCAAAAACACTCGTGCACGAGGCTCTTCAATGCAAAATCGATCATGATATAAGAGCATAA
- a CDS encoding ABC transporter permease — protein MTSLPKYLLFKYLRFDKTQPFITLSALLAFLGVSIGLMVLIVAMAIMNGFDKEFERKLFTMNYPITVQSAFKGSIDDDFVDELKARFSDLKFSPFISTQVIYRSANALEGGLVYGVNFKDEKQINSVVNEALKDKELDGFEILVGSGIMSEFRLRDDEKLTLIFTKADPAGFSLTPKMKRFGIGGSFTSGLIAYDKAFSYTSVDALRKILDYPKGVYDGIHIFSSKPFDDIKRVREGLPAGTVAIGWWEQNGNFFSALALEKRALFIVLMLIILVASLNIISSLLMTVMNRRQEIALLLALGASKSEIKRSFFYQGLVIGGGGIIFGLVLGFLGLFLLGNFNIIDLPADVYGSSKLPLELSTIDLVLIIVGAVFIVAISSYYPAKKATEVNVLQTLRNE, from the coding sequence ATGACAAGCTTACCAAAGTACCTACTTTTTAAATATTTAAGATTTGATAAAACTCAGCCATTTATCACCCTAAGTGCCTTGCTTGCCTTTCTTGGTGTTAGCATCGGACTTATGGTTTTGATCGTTGCAATGGCGATTATGAATGGATTTGACAAAGAATTTGAGCGTAAACTTTTTACGATGAACTATCCAATAACCGTTCAAAGCGCCTTTAAGGGCTCTATTGATGATGACTTTGTTGATGAGCTAAAGGCCAGATTTAGCGATTTAAAATTTAGTCCATTTATAAGCACGCAGGTCATTTACCGCTCGGCAAATGCGCTTGAGGGCGGACTGGTTTATGGCGTAAATTTTAAAGATGAAAAACAGATAAACTCAGTCGTAAATGAAGCTTTAAAAGATAAAGAGCTAGATGGTTTTGAGATACTTGTGGGAAGTGGCATAATGAGCGAGTTTAGACTAAGAGATGATGAGAAACTAACTCTTATCTTTACAAAGGCTGATCCTGCTGGCTTTTCACTAACGCCAAAGATGAAGCGCTTTGGTATCGGTGGCTCATTTACATCTGGTCTAATCGCCTACGATAAAGCATTTTCATATACTTCAGTTGATGCTTTGAGGAAAATTTTAGACTATCCAAAAGGCGTTTATGATGGAATTCATATCTTTTCAAGTAAGCCATTTGATGATATAAAAAGAGTGCGCGAGGGGCTTCCAGCTGGCACTGTTGCCATTGGCTGGTGGGAGCAAAATGGCAACTTTTTCTCAGCGCTCGCACTTGAAAAAAGAGCACTTTTTATCGTTTTGATGCTTATTATCCTTGTGGCTTCGCTAAATATCATAAGCTCGCTACTAATGACAGTGATGAACCGCAGGCAAGAGATCGCCTTGCTTCTTGCACTTGGAGCTAGTAAAAGTGAGATAAAAAGAAGCTTTTTCTATCAAGGGCTAGTAATCGGTGGTGGCGGCATTATATTTGGCTTAGTGCTTGGCTTTTTAGGGCTATTTTTACTTGGAAATTTCAACATTATAGACTTGCCGGCTGACGTTTATGGCTCAAGTAAACTTCCACTCGAGCTTTCAACCATCGATCTTGTGCTTATTATAGTTGGAGCTGTATTTATCGTGGCTATATCGTCTTATTATCCAGCTAAAAAAGCCACAGAAGTAAATGTGCTTCAAACTTTAAGAAATGAGTAG